The Glycine soja cultivar W05 chromosome 8, ASM419377v2, whole genome shotgun sequence genome has a window encoding:
- the LOC114424107 gene encoding uncharacterized protein LOC114424107, which produces MTETSMRAGNADVYGFLEPQSIQRFGQSQFESESYIKNWMHNSKRDVYLGAYLNGAHWQMVVILPKENVVIWFCSLHNRPDNFFKGIINSALKGLNDTPQSKSKAATWMDLCASKFLEMHSCGFSFAWFGDMNPHVLIIWPSGVVVYRAFVEGSSLFSNDAKRELL; this is translated from the exons atgactgagacaagtatgcgagcagggaatgccgatgtgtatggattcctcgagccacagtccatacaGAGATttgggcaatcacaatttgagtCAGAAAGTTACATTAAGAATTGGATGCATAATTCAAAGAgggatgtgtacctaggagcctacttgaatgg tgcacattggcaaatggtcgtcattttgcctaaagaaaatgttgtcatctggttttgttcgttgcataataggccagacaactTCTTTAAGGGAATTATTAACAG tgctttgaaaggacttaacgatactccacaaagtaaatccaaggctgct ACATGGATGGATCTATGTGCATCTAAATTTCTGGAAATGCACTCATGTGGCTTTTCTTTTGCGTGGTTtggtgatatgaaccctcatgtcctcatcatttgGCCAAGTGGGGTAGTTGTGTACCGGGCTTTTGTTGAGGGTTCGTCTCTTTTTAGCAATGATGCAAAGAGGGAGTTGCTTTGA
- the LOC114424108 gene encoding uncharacterized protein LOC114424108, with the protein MRSNTNTGVRGRVPFLLIACERSSEYKPKKIDLVKTCTDTRKCGCPFKLRAKPILGGEGWMVKLICGVHNHEIAKSLVGHPYVGRLTKVKKIVVADMMKSMWFRGLFMRVDALPGVIVTDRDFSLMNAVKTVFPDAMNLLCRFHIEKNVKVKCKTLVAQKNAWDYVMEAWGSLVNCPCESSFDEYVKKIEMDCSSWPIFVDYVCQTWVIPHKEKFVKAWTNKVMHLGNTTTKRVESAHWPLKRLLQKSVGDICSRLSFSDQGLCEAEVTITEEMETISKRFKQLDVCGKIHLKTKLREITYPDLNSVCPPPEKVKTKGATKNPQTKQQNSTKHDSSYWEYVDALHFVQNSNSSVKRSASSSVQPIQRQNIPMLNQFHSCIQDSIENIIDVKADGNCGYRAIDALLDIGEESWSLMHNHLHKELTSWLEEYINLLGVIERFKELKRSLLVEELSMWMNITDMGYVIASRYNVIAVSLSRQQSMTIFPLRSQPPPDSSVHHVICISHVCENYFAQVFLRDHCPLPSLALLWNTHCHYQAKQWLTPIHR; encoded by the exons ATGAGGTCAAACACCAATACCGGTGTTAGAGGAAGGGTCCCGTTTCTGTTAATAGCTTGCGAAAGGAGTAGTGAGTATAAGCCTAAGAAGATTGATTTGGTAAAAACATGCACTGACACTAGAAAATGTGGATGCCCATTTAAATTGCGTGCAAAGCCAATTTTGGGAGGAGAAGGATGGATGGTGAAGCTAATTTGTGGGGTTCACAATCATGAAATAGCAAAGTcgttagttggacatccatatgtggGTCGACTAACTAAAGTTAAGAAGATTGTTGTTGCTGATATGATGAAGTCcatg TGGTTTCGAGGTCTTTTCATGAGAGTTGATGCACTCCCCGGGGTTATTGTCACCGACAGAGATTTTtctttgatgaatgcagtgaaaactgtattcCCGGATGCTATGAATTTGTTGTGTCGGTTTCACATTGAAAAGAATGTAAAGGTAAAGTGCAAAACCCTGGTTGCTCAAAAGAATGCATGGGATTATGTCATGGAGGCTTGGGGGAGTTTGGTTAACTGTCCATGTGAGAGTTCTTTTGATGAGTacgttaaaaaaattgaaatggatTGCTCTTCGTGGCCTATATTTGTGGACTATGTGTGTCAAACATGGGTGATTCCgcacaaagaaaaatttgtgaAGGCATGGACCAACAAAGTGATGCATCTAGGAAACACAACCACTAAAAG GGTTGAGAGTGCTCATTGGCCATTAAAGAGACTCCTACAAAAATCCGTTGGTGACATATGCAGT AGACTTAGTTTTTCAgatcaagggttatgtgaggcaGAGGTGACCATAACTGAGGAGATGGAAACCATATCGAAACGATTTAAGCAGCTCGATGTTTGTGGCAAAATACATTTGAAGACAAAGTTGCGAGAAATTACTTATCCTGATCTAAATTCTGTGTGTCCTCCTCCAGAAAAGGTGAAGACCAAGGGTGCTACAAAAAATCCACAGACCAAacaacaaaattcaacaaaacatgATTCATCTTATTGGGAATATGTTGATGCGTTACACTTtgtgcaaaatagtaattcttcagTAAAACGTAGTGCATCATCATCTGTGCAACCAATACAGAGGCAGAATATTCCAATGTTGAATCAATTTCATTCGTGCATCCAGGATTCTATTGAAAACATTATTGATGTCAAAGCGGATGGTAACTGTGGTTATCGGGCAATAGATGCCTTATTGGATATAGGTGAAGAATCGTGGTCATTGATGCACAACCATCTGCATAAAGAATTGACAAGCTGGTTGGAAGAGTATATCAACCTACTTGGTGTCATAGAGAGATTTAAGGAATTAAAGCGTTCCCTACTTGTTGAAGAATTGTCTATG TGGATGAATATTACAGATATGGGATACGTCATTGCTTCACGATACAATGTGATCGCTGTTTCTCTTTCacgacaacaaagcatgacaatttttcctcttagaagtcagcCACCACCAGATTCTTCTGTGCATCACGTAATATGCATTAGTCATGTGTGTGAGAATTATTTTGCACAG GTTTTTTTACGAGACCATTGTCCTTTACCATCATTGGCGTTGTTGTGGAATACACATTGTCATTATCAGGCAAAGCAGTGGCTCACCCCCATACATAGATAG